TCGTGGGAGGGATCGCCCAGATCATCGCCGGCATCCTCGAATCCAAGAAGAACAACACGTTCGGCCTGACCGCCTTCACCGCCTACGGTTCCTTCTGGCTTTCGCTCGTGGCTATCTGGACTCTGCCCGCCCTCGGCCTGGCCGAGAAGGCCGATGAGACCGCTATGGGCTTTTATCTGGCCATCTGGGGTCTTTTCACTTTCGGCATGTTCATCGGAACGTTCCGCCTGAGCCGGGCCTTGCAGGTTGTCTTCGGCACGCTGGTCGCCCTGTTTTGGCTGCTGGCCATCGGCGACTTCACCCATATCGCCGCCTACAAGGTCATCGGCGGGTATGTGGGCATCCTGTGCGGTTTTTCCGCATTCTATACGGCCATCGCGCAGGTGCTGAATGAAGTTTACGGCCGCACCGTGCTGCCGCTGGGGCCGGTAGTGAAGAAGTAGCGCACATCGTTTTTGACTCCGAAAAAAGGCTGATCACGCGGTGGTCGGCCTTTTTTTGGCGCTATGACAGCCCCTGCAGACAAAAAGGCCCCCGTCCGGAGACGAGGGCCTAGGGTGCGGCATCGTGTGCGGGGAGGTGCTACCAGATCCGGCGCACCTTGACCCCTTTGTCCGCCATATAGTTCTTCAGGTCCGTGACCGTGTATTCTCCGTAGTGCACGATGGAGGCGATGAGCGCGGCCGAGGCCCGGCCTGTGGTCACGGCGTCGACCATGTGCTGCGGGTTGCCCGCTCCGCCCGAGGCGATGACCGGGATGCGCACGTTGTCGGTGATGAGCCGGGTCAGGGTCAGTTCGTAGCCGTCCTTGGTGCCGTCGGCGTCGATGGAGTTGATGCACAGTTCCCCCGCGCCCAGTCGTTCCACTTCCTTGGCCCACCACAGGGCGTCGATGCCCATGTGCTTGCGGCCGCCGTGGATGACGATCTCGTAGCCGGACGGGATGGTCTCGCTTTTCGGCACGCGCAGAACATCCATGCCCACGACGATGCACTGGGAGCCGAAGGCTGCGGCGCCCTCGGAGATGATGTGCGGGGTTTTCACCGCGGCCGAGTTGACGGAGATCTTCTCCGCTCCGGCCAGCAGCACCTCGCGCATGTCGGCCACTGTGGAGATGCCGCCGCCCACGGAAAAGGGGATGAAGATCTGGGAGGCCACGGCCTCCACGACCTTGAGCATGATGCCCCGGCCTTCGTGGGAAGCGGTGATGTCGTAGAAGACGATCTCGTCCGCCCCTTCCTCGTAATAGCGTCGCGCCGTTTCCACGGGATCGCCGATGTCGACGTTGCCTTCGAACTTGATGCCTTTGGTCAGCTTGCCGTTCCTGACATCGAGGCAGGGGATGATGCGTTTACTGAGCATTGGCCGCCTCCCTGCAGTATTCGTAGAAATTGGAGAGCATCTTAAGACCCGGGCGCCCGCTTTTTTCCGGATGGAACTGGGCCGACCACAGTCCGTCGCGGCCATGCACGGAGCAGAACTCCTTGCCGTAATATGTCGTGGCGATGACGTACTCCGGGGCCGGGCTTGGGTAGTAGCTGTGCACGAAGTAGAATTCGCTTTCAGGCGAGATGCCGCTGAAAAGGGGGCAGTCCTTTTTCAGGCTCACGGTGTTCCAACCCATGTGCGGGATGTTGATGGGCGCGCCGTCCTCTTCGGTCAGGTCAGGGGTGAACATGTCGCAGCTGCCCGGGATGAGACCCAGGGTCTTCGTGTCGTTCTCCGGGCTGTATTCGAGCAGGATCTGGCAGCCAAGGCAGATGCCCAGGAGCGGTTTTCCGGCGGCGATTTCCCGGGCCATGACCTCGTGCAGGCCGGACTGATGCAGGTTGGCCATGGCCGAACCGGCCGCGCCGACACCGGGGAAGATGAGACCCTGGCAGCCCGCGATGGTGCTTGCGTCGGCGGTGATGATGCACGGGATGGCAAGGTAATCGAGGGCGCGCTTGACACTGGTCAGATTGCCGGCCTTGTAGTCAAGGATGGCTAGCATGGGGAACTCCTGTAGCATGGGTGATGAGAAAGCAGGCACTCTAGCCAAAGACATTGCAAAAACCAAGGCCCGGATGCCCCGCTTTTTCAAAACAGTTGTGATCTGAAGCCGTGGGAATAGCTCGTATCTCCCTGCCTGGCGTCTTGCCGAGGCTGGGGTTTCGGGCTAGGGGCGGGTGAAGAAGATCTGAAGGGGGATTTATGATCATCATTACCGGCGGCGCGGGTTTCATCGGCAGCGCCATGGTCTGGGAATTGAACCAGCAGGGATACAGGGACATCGTCGTGGTCGACAATCTGGCTTCCACGAACAAATGGCGCAACCTGGTCGGGCTGGCCTATCATCGGTATATCCAGAAAGACAACTTCCTGGATTTGCTGAACACCAGATATATGGAAGGTCGGATCGAGGCTGTGATTCATCTTGGAGCCTGCTCCGCGACCACGGAAGCGGACTGTGATTATCTCATCCGCAACAACTTGGAATATTCCAAGGCCATGTGCCGCTTCGCCCAGGAGCGCAACGCCCGTTTTATCTACGCCAGTTCCGCCGCGACCTACGGCGACGGTAGCCGCGGCTTCGATGACTCGGATGAGGCCATGGAAGGGTTGCATCCGCTCAATATGTACGGCTATTCCAAGCATCTGTTCGACCTCTGGCTCAAGGGCGACGGGCTCCTTGGCACGATGGCCGGGCTCAAATTCTTCAATGTCTTCGGCCCCAACGAATACCACAAGGACGACATGCGCTCCGTGATTTGCAAGGCCTTCACCCAGATCCGGCAGACGGGAAAATTGAAACTCTTCAAATCCTACCGCAAGGAATACGCCGACGGTGAGCAGCGCCGGGATTTCGTCTATATCAAGGATTGCGTGAAGGTTATCGACTGGCTGATCAAGAACCCGGAGGTGGGCGGCATCTTCAATGTGGGCACGGGCCAGGCCCGGACCTGGAACGACCTGGCGCGGGGTGTGTTCACGGCCATGGGCCGGGAGCCGCAGATCGAATATGTGGACATGCCGGACACCTTGCGCGGCAAGTACCAGTACTACACCTGCGCCGACCTGACCAAGCTCGCCAGCCACGGCTGCGACGTGGATTTCAGGCCGCTGGAGGACGGGGTCACGGACTATGTGCAGAATTACTTGATGCACGGTTATTCACACCTGACGTCACGGTACTGACCTTCGCCGAGGTATCAACGCAAGACAGGCGGCCCGGAGTTTTCCGGGCCGCCTGTCTTGCGTTGATGGCTGTGTTTTGATTTCGGGTGATGTGCAGGGTTTTGAGTTTCGTGCGGCTGCTCAGGCACTTTTCCGGTGCCATGAAGGTGCATCCACAATGCCCAGCAGCGCGTCTATGGACAGATCTTCGTCGAGCAGGGGCCAGTTGATTCCGTAACCCGAGGGCGAAACCTCGAAAGTGTCGCGTTCCCGTGGAGAGGCGTTGGCCAATAAAGGAGAAATGGCCTTGAGGGCGAATTTTTTGTGCTCTCCATCGATACGCAGTAGCAGATTGTCCGTTTCGAAGCGGATATCGTCAACGACGTGTTTTTTCATTTCTCCCACCTTGGAAAAGTGCCCACTGTTTTTCAATATATTCAAAGTGTTCGAATATTATTTTGCGGATAACCCTTTTTTCGGCGCGCGTGACATTGAAGGAAAAAGCCTCTTCAATGTCAAATGATTGCGTGTTGAGCCAGAATTTGCATTCCATTTCCTCTTTTCGACAATGAATGTGAATCGGCTCGCTTCCTTCGTTGGCATAAAAGAAAAGTCGCCAGCCAAGGAGGAGAAGGACTGTCGGCATGCGCATCTCATTTGTTACAAATTTTTCATAACATAACCCCGAGTTCTGCATTGGGCAAGTATGCCCCTCGATCACAACTCAAGGAAAGGCCCCGTGACCGAGCCGGGGTTTTGTTTGAGTTCCTCCGGGGTGCCTTCGGCCACGATGATGCCTCCGTTTTCGCCTCCGCCGGGGCCGAGGTCGATGACGTGGTCCGCCGCCGCGACCACGTCCAGGTTGTGTTCGATGACGATGACCGAGGCACCTTTGTCGACCAGGGCGTGCAGTACGCTGATGAGTTTGCCGACCTCGTGCATGTGCAGGCCCGTGGTCGGTTCGTCCAGGATATAGAGGGTGCCGGGCAGGCTCCTTTTGCCCAGTTCGCGCGAGATCTTGATGCGCTGGGCCTCGCCGCCGGACAGGGTCGTGGCGGGCTGGCCCAGGCGGATGTATTCCAGGCCCACCTCCTCCAG
This DNA window, taken from Desulfomicrobium sp. ZS1, encodes the following:
- a CDS encoding DUF4160 domain-containing protein; this encodes MPTVLLLLGWRLFFYANEGSEPIHIHCRKEEMECKFWLNTQSFDIEEAFSFNVTRAEKRVIRKIIFEHFEYIEKQWALFQGGRNEKTRR
- the hisH gene encoding imidazole glycerol phosphate synthase subunit HisH is translated as MLAILDYKAGNLTSVKRALDYLAIPCIITADASTIAGCQGLIFPGVGAAGSAMANLHQSGLHEVMAREIAAGKPLLGICLGCQILLEYSPENDTKTLGLIPGSCDMFTPDLTEEDGAPINIPHMGWNTVSLKKDCPLFSGISPESEFYFVHSYYPSPAPEYVIATTYYGKEFCSVHGRDGLWSAQFHPEKSGRPGLKMLSNFYEYCREAANAQ
- a CDS encoding acetate uptake transporter translates to MKDTSANPAPLGLVGFGLTTILLNIHNAGLYPNNSMILGMGIFVGGIAQIIAGILESKKNNTFGLTAFTAYGSFWLSLVAIWTLPALGLAEKADETAMGFYLAIWGLFTFGMFIGTFRLSRALQVVFGTLVALFWLLAIGDFTHIAAYKVIGGYVGILCGFSAFYTAIAQVLNEVYGRTVLPLGPVVKK
- the hisF gene encoding imidazole glycerol phosphate synthase subunit HisF, whose translation is MLSKRIIPCLDVRNGKLTKGIKFEGNVDIGDPVETARRYYEEGADEIVFYDITASHEGRGIMLKVVEAVASQIFIPFSVGGGISTVADMREVLLAGAEKISVNSAAVKTPHIISEGAAAFGSQCIVVGMDVLRVPKSETIPSGYEIVIHGGRKHMGIDALWWAKEVERLGAGELCINSIDADGTKDGYELTLTRLITDNVRIPVIASGGAGNPQHMVDAVTTGRASAALIASIVHYGEYTVTDLKNYMADKGVKVRRIW
- the rfaD gene encoding ADP-glyceromanno-heptose 6-epimerase, whose amino-acid sequence is MIIITGGAGFIGSAMVWELNQQGYRDIVVVDNLASTNKWRNLVGLAYHRYIQKDNFLDLLNTRYMEGRIEAVIHLGACSATTEADCDYLIRNNLEYSKAMCRFAQERNARFIYASSAATYGDGSRGFDDSDEAMEGLHPLNMYGYSKHLFDLWLKGDGLLGTMAGLKFFNVFGPNEYHKDDMRSVICKAFTQIRQTGKLKLFKSYRKEYADGEQRRDFVYIKDCVKVIDWLIKNPEVGGIFNVGTGQARTWNDLARGVFTAMGREPQIEYVDMPDTLRGKYQYYTCADLTKLASHGCDVDFRPLEDGVTDYVQNYLMHGYSHLTSRY
- a CDS encoding DUF2442 domain-containing protein, whose protein sequence is MKKHVVDDIRFETDNLLLRIDGEHKKFALKAISPLLANASPRERDTFEVSPSGYGINWPLLDEDLSIDALLGIVDAPSWHRKSA